From a single Paraburkholderia sp. D15 genomic region:
- the serS gene encoding serine--tRNA ligase: protein MLDIQLLRKDLDGVTKRLAERGYTFDAAAFTALEAERRDTQTRTEEMQARRNSLSKQIGVLKGKGEDTSAVMAEVSGIGDEMKASAFKLDEIQKRLSDLLLSTPNVAHDSVPQGADESGNVEVRRWGTPRKFDFAVKDHVDLGMPLGLDFETGAKLSGARFTLLRGQIARLHRALAQFMIDTHTEQHGYTEVYTPYIVNPEILYGTGQLPKFAEDMFRVEKGGEENTVTQYLISTSEISLTNTVRDSIVEANALPIKLTAHSPCFRSEAGSYGRDTRGLIRQHQFDKVEMVQIVAPETSYAALEEMVGHAEAILQKLELPYRVITLCTGDMGFSAAKTYDLEVWVPAQNTYREISSCSNTEAFQARRMQARFRNEQGKPELVHTLNGSGLAVGRTLVAVLENFQNADGSVTVPAALRPYLRGVERLEVSAA, encoded by the coding sequence ATGCTCGACATTCAACTGCTGCGCAAAGACCTCGACGGCGTCACGAAGCGCCTCGCCGAACGCGGCTATACCTTCGACGCCGCGGCCTTCACCGCGCTCGAAGCGGAACGCCGCGACACCCAGACCCGTACCGAGGAAATGCAGGCGCGCCGCAACAGCCTGTCCAAGCAGATCGGCGTGCTCAAAGGCAAGGGCGAGGACACCTCGGCGGTGATGGCCGAAGTGAGCGGGATCGGCGACGAGATGAAGGCGTCGGCGTTCAAGCTCGACGAGATCCAGAAGCGTCTGTCGGACCTGCTGCTCAGCACGCCGAACGTCGCGCACGACAGCGTGCCGCAAGGCGCGGACGAATCCGGCAATGTCGAAGTGCGCCGCTGGGGCACGCCGCGCAAGTTCGATTTCGCGGTCAAGGATCACGTCGACCTGGGCATGCCGCTCGGCCTCGACTTCGAGACCGGCGCGAAGCTCTCGGGCGCGCGGTTCACGTTGCTGCGCGGTCAGATTGCGCGTCTGCATCGCGCGCTCGCGCAGTTCATGATCGACACGCACACGGAGCAGCACGGTTATACGGAGGTCTATACGCCGTATATCGTGAATCCGGAAATTCTGTACGGCACCGGCCAGTTGCCGAAGTTCGCGGAAGACATGTTCCGCGTCGAGAAGGGCGGCGAAGAGAACACGGTCACGCAGTATCTGATTTCCACGTCGGAAATTTCGCTGACGAACACGGTGCGCGACAGCATCGTCGAAGCGAACGCGTTGCCGATCAAGCTGACCGCGCATTCGCCGTGCTTCCGCTCCGAAGCGGGTTCGTATGGTCGCGACACGCGCGGCCTGATCCGTCAGCATCAGTTCGACAAGGTCGAGATGGTGCAGATCGTCGCGCCGGAAACGTCGTACGCGGCGCTGGAAGAGATGGTCGGGCATGCGGAAGCGATCTTGCAGAAGCTGGAGCTGCCGTATCGCGTGATCACGCTGTGCACGGGTGACATGGGTTTCTCCGCCGCGAAGACCTATGACCTCGAAGTGTGGGTGCCGGCGCAGAACACCTATCGCGAGATTTCGAGCTGCTCGAATACCGAGGCGTTCCAGGCGCGCCGGATGCAGGCGCGCTTTCGCAACGAGCAAGGCAAGCCGGAGCTGGTGCATACGCTGAACGGCTCGGGGCTCGCGGTGGGCCGTACGCTGGTCGCCGTGCTGGAGAATTTCCAGAACGCCGATGGTTCGGTGACGGTGCCGGCGGCGCTGCGTCCGTATCTGCGTGGCGTGGAGCGGCTGGAAGTGTCGGCGGCTTGA
- a CDS encoding polysaccharide deacetylase family protein has protein sequence MKNISLTFDNGPDTSGTQHVLDVLTRHDIRATFFALGSRAVEPEGRAWLERVRDGGHCVGNHSFHHRVPLGEDRGQEAVEREIVQTEAALAPFTGGRKLFRPFGGGGRVGPHLLSAEAADYLVRERYTCVLWNCVPGDWLDEDGWVDKALAQCAASEWPVVVMHDSYPRAMRQLERFVCALKDGGYTFSQDWPLEVLPIVEGVAGAQLADITAPR, from the coding sequence ATGAAAAACATCTCGCTGACATTCGATAACGGACCGGATACTTCCGGTACGCAGCACGTACTCGACGTGCTGACGCGGCACGATATCCGCGCGACGTTCTTCGCGCTGGGCTCGCGCGCGGTCGAGCCGGAGGGTCGTGCGTGGCTCGAACGCGTGCGCGACGGCGGCCATTGTGTGGGCAATCATTCGTTTCATCATCGCGTGCCGCTTGGCGAGGATCGCGGCCAGGAAGCCGTCGAGCGCGAAATCGTGCAGACCGAGGCGGCGCTTGCGCCCTTCACGGGCGGGCGCAAGCTGTTCCGGCCTTTTGGCGGCGGCGGACGCGTCGGTCCGCATTTGCTGAGTGCGGAGGCAGCCGACTATCTGGTGCGCGAACGCTATACGTGCGTGCTCTGGAACTGCGTGCCCGGCGACTGGCTCGACGAAGACGGTTGGGTCGACAAGGCGCTCGCGCAGTGCGCGGCGAGCGAATGGCCCGTGGTCGTCATGCACGACAGTTATCCGCGCGCCATGCGGCAACTGGAAAGGTTTGTTTGCGCGCTGAAGGACGGCGGTTACACGTTTTCGCAGGACTGGCCGCTTGAGGTGCTGCCGATCGTGGAGGGGGTAGCCGGTGCGCAGCTTGCGGACATCACGGCGCCGCGCTGA
- a CDS encoding LysR family transcriptional regulator, which translates to MNITLRQLRAFLGVAKYQNFTKAAEQLHVTQAGLSASVRELEIQLDTRLFHRTTRSVTLTEGGLSFLPAAQRTVEILEATALDMGVLGAQQETSLRVAVTPLIAASVMPAALREFAQLAPDVRVSLVDTPPQFVQSLVASREVDVGFGAFFEKVSGIKREAIFPMELVAAAKLAGRRPNGSIVKPLSWPDLGSYPLILPPPGNPVRELVDKHLRERNVGTAGHITVGHLETAIAFAEAGMGIAVMPSMVLGACRRYKVQIHPLVNPVVQIDYYAITTTGGRDLATVRRFADVLTRCAAPLFRTGGAAA; encoded by the coding sequence ATGAATATCACATTGCGACAACTACGGGCGTTCCTTGGCGTGGCGAAGTATCAAAACTTCACGAAAGCGGCCGAACAGCTCCATGTGACGCAAGCCGGCCTCAGCGCGAGCGTGCGCGAACTCGAGATTCAGCTCGACACGCGGCTCTTCCATCGCACCACGCGCAGCGTGACGCTCACCGAAGGCGGCCTGAGTTTTCTTCCCGCCGCGCAGCGCACCGTCGAGATCCTGGAGGCAACCGCGCTCGACATGGGCGTGCTGGGCGCACAGCAGGAGACGTCGCTGCGCGTCGCCGTTACACCGCTCATCGCTGCGTCGGTCATGCCCGCCGCGCTGCGCGAATTCGCGCAACTGGCGCCCGACGTGCGTGTATCGCTCGTCGATACGCCGCCGCAGTTCGTGCAGTCGCTCGTGGCGTCGCGCGAAGTCGACGTGGGTTTCGGCGCGTTCTTCGAGAAGGTTTCGGGCATCAAGCGCGAAGCGATCTTCCCGATGGAACTCGTTGCTGCCGCGAAGCTCGCGGGCAGGCGCCCCAACGGCAGCATCGTGAAACCGCTGTCGTGGCCCGATCTCGGTAGCTACCCGCTGATCTTGCCGCCGCCGGGTAATCCTGTTCGCGAACTCGTCGACAAGCATCTGCGCGAGCGTAATGTGGGTACCGCCGGTCACATCACGGTCGGCCATCTCGAGACGGCCATCGCGTTCGCGGAAGCCGGCATGGGCATTGCCGTGATGCCGTCGATGGTGCTCGGCGCCTGCCGCCGCTACAAGGTACAGATTCATCCGCTCGTCAATCCCGTCGTGCAGATCGACTACTACGCAATCACGACCACGGGCGGCCGCGATCTCGCCACGGTGCGCCGATTTGCCGACGTGCTCACACGCTGCGCCGCGCCGCTCTTCCGCACGGGCGGCGCGGCCGCTTAG
- a CDS encoding ShlB/FhaC/HecB family hemolysin secretion/activation protein, whose product MSWQRTDREINDILFDPQHIAVLRIGGNWLRNFVLNDATGNFTLDATASMMVPLPKLGRSLFAYRGTLSGQFTNVALYGSERLYLDGMDMVRGFRPGAIAGDRGLQARNGCGIGRCCRRRRWLGVR is encoded by the coding sequence TTGTCCTGGCAGCGTACCGACCGTGAAATCAACGACATCCTGTTCGATCCGCAGCACATTGCCGTGCTGCGCATTGGTGGAAACTGGTTGCGAAATTTCGTGTTGAACGATGCGACGGGCAACTTCACGCTCGATGCGACTGCATCGATGATGGTGCCTTTGCCCAAACTGGGGCGATCCCTGTTCGCTTATCGCGGGACGCTGAGTGGGCAATTCACGAACGTGGCGCTGTACGGCTCCGAGCGGTTGTACCTCGACGGCATGGATATGGTTCGAGGATTTCGTCCAGGCGCCATTGCCGGAGACCGGGGACTGCAAGCGCGCAATGGTTGTGGCATCGGCAGATGCTGTCGGCGGAGGCGCTGGTTGGGCGTGCGCTGA
- a CDS encoding helix-turn-helix transcriptional regulator: MPLLNDYAHPPEWMDPDLVPRPLVTFGAAGIAVDDIAAEHAANYAHGRKELGFHRHRKGELVLALHGILTCEVEGGLWVVPPQSALWIPCDVEHKVTATGTIECYIAFVTAEAASTLPPQCCAVTASPLLRELLIRAAGFPLLYPEGGLETHLATLLMDELATAKIGDLHLPMPTDRRLRKIADMLMEDPTAPGTMQTWARKVGLSERTLARLLTQQTGMSFGRWRQQLQVMLAVTWLGSGASVQQVADRLGYESTGSFVTMFRKALGTTPGRYMAQRSGTAAR, translated from the coding sequence ATGCCCCTATTGAACGACTACGCCCATCCGCCCGAATGGATGGATCCTGATCTGGTGCCGCGTCCGCTGGTGACGTTCGGCGCGGCCGGCATCGCGGTGGACGATATCGCCGCCGAGCACGCGGCGAACTACGCGCATGGCCGCAAGGAATTGGGCTTTCACCGGCATCGCAAGGGAGAACTGGTGCTGGCGCTGCATGGCATCCTCACCTGCGAGGTCGAAGGCGGGTTGTGGGTCGTGCCGCCGCAAAGCGCGCTGTGGATACCTTGCGACGTCGAGCACAAGGTCACGGCGACGGGCACGATCGAATGCTATATCGCGTTCGTCACCGCCGAGGCCGCATCGACGTTGCCGCCGCAATGCTGCGCCGTTACCGCGTCGCCGTTATTGCGGGAGTTGCTGATTCGCGCGGCAGGTTTTCCGCTGCTATATCCCGAAGGCGGGTTGGAAACGCACCTGGCCACCTTGCTGATGGACGAACTGGCAACCGCGAAAATCGGCGATCTGCATCTGCCGATGCCGACCGATCGGCGGCTGCGCAAAATCGCCGACATGCTGATGGAAGATCCCACCGCGCCCGGCACGATGCAGACGTGGGCGCGCAAAGTCGGCTTGAGCGAACGCACGCTGGCCCGCTTGCTCACGCAGCAAACCGGGATGAGCTTCGGTCGATGGCGGCAGCAGTTACAGGTCATGCTGGCGGTCACATGGCTGGGCAGCGGCGCTTCGGTTCAGCAGGTTGCGGACAGACTGGGTTACGAGAGCACCGGGAGTTTCGTGACGATGTTCCGCAAGGCACTGGGGACGACACCGGGGCGGTATATGGCGCAGCGAAGCGGGACGGCGGCAAGGTGA
- a CDS encoding FAD-dependent monooxygenase, with the protein MTGTSNHTINALGRNRNLHVLIAGAGIGGLTAALALLRRGARVTVLEQAPQLGEVGAGLQVSANGTRILHLLGLGDALAQIATRPARKIVRLWNTGQTWNLFDLGGESVVRFGYPYYTVYRADLHRILAEAVARLDPHAIVLGEKCIDVRHDAHEAIVDTASGGRYRADVVIGADGVHSRVRGVLFGDDHPDYSGILAWRGVIPAAALPDHLREPCGVNWVGPGAHVIHYPLRGGQLVNFVGAVERSDWEVESWTQRGTVEECLADFEHWHPDVRTLVSAIETPYKWALMVREPMTNWTRGRLTLLGDACHPTLPFLAQGAVMAIEDGYVLARCLDKWAADPEVALQHYQRARIDRTARVVRGSADNAARFHNPALANAEGAANYVATEWNESRVRERYEWMFEYDAETVEL; encoded by the coding sequence ATGACAGGGACAAGCAACCACACCATCAACGCATTAGGCAGGAATCGCAATCTGCATGTACTGATCGCGGGCGCCGGTATCGGTGGACTCACCGCGGCACTCGCGTTGCTACGGCGCGGCGCGCGCGTCACCGTGCTCGAACAGGCGCCGCAGCTCGGCGAAGTCGGCGCGGGACTGCAGGTAAGCGCGAACGGTACCCGTATTCTGCATCTACTCGGACTGGGCGACGCGCTCGCGCAGATCGCCACACGCCCCGCGCGCAAGATCGTACGCCTCTGGAACACAGGGCAAACCTGGAACCTGTTCGACCTCGGCGGCGAATCGGTGGTGCGCTTCGGCTATCCCTACTACACCGTTTATCGCGCGGATCTGCATCGCATTCTCGCCGAGGCGGTGGCGCGGCTCGATCCGCACGCCATCGTGCTGGGCGAAAAATGCATCGACGTTCGTCACGACGCGCACGAGGCGATCGTCGACACCGCGAGCGGCGGACGCTATCGCGCGGACGTCGTGATCGGCGCGGACGGCGTGCATTCGCGGGTGCGCGGCGTCCTGTTCGGCGACGATCATCCGGATTACTCCGGCATCCTCGCCTGGCGCGGCGTGATTCCCGCCGCCGCACTGCCCGACCATTTGCGCGAGCCGTGCGGCGTGAATTGGGTCGGCCCCGGCGCACATGTTATTCACTATCCGTTGCGCGGCGGCCAGCTCGTGAACTTCGTCGGCGCCGTCGAACGTAGCGATTGGGAAGTCGAATCGTGGACGCAGCGCGGCACCGTCGAGGAATGTCTCGCCGATTTCGAGCACTGGCACCCGGACGTGCGCACGCTCGTGAGCGCCATCGAAACGCCATACAAATGGGCACTGATGGTCCGCGAGCCGATGACCAACTGGACGCGCGGCCGCCTCACGCTGCTCGGCGATGCGTGTCATCCAACACTGCCCTTCCTCGCGCAAGGCGCGGTCATGGCGATCGAGGACGGCTATGTGCTCGCGCGCTGCCTGGACAAATGGGCCGCCGACCCCGAGGTTGCGCTCCAACACTATCAACGCGCGCGCATCGACCGCACGGCGCGCGTGGTGCGCGGTTCCGCCGACAACGCCGCGCGTTTTCACAACCCTGCGCTCGCGAACGCGGAAGGCGCCGCGAACTACGTGGCGACCGAGTGGAACGAGTCGCGCGTGCGCGAGCGCTATGAGTGGATGTTCGAATACGACGCCGAAACGGTCGAGCTTTGA
- a CDS encoding GNAT family N-acetyltransferase, whose product MLTIRPLNSDSQDDVADVLRIFIDAPSYTQLVEGRAPSTEDVDDFFHGTPDGKSAADKSLFGFYAGSSMIGCADVIRAWPTDDCAWIGLLLFSEARQSQGYGKEALEMLAATARRWGCSRMQLAVVSTNARGFAFWQREGFAEIRRKVNRRFVGELIVLGRCV is encoded by the coding sequence ATGCTGACGATCCGTCCACTTAACAGCGACTCGCAAGACGATGTCGCCGACGTGCTGCGCATCTTCATCGATGCGCCTTCCTACACTCAGCTAGTCGAGGGGCGCGCACCGTCGACGGAGGACGTTGACGATTTTTTCCATGGCACGCCTGACGGCAAGAGCGCGGCCGACAAATCGTTGTTTGGCTTCTACGCCGGGAGCAGCATGATCGGATGCGCCGATGTGATTCGCGCATGGCCAACCGATGACTGCGCGTGGATCGGTTTGCTTCTCTTCTCCGAGGCCCGTCAAAGTCAGGGATACGGGAAAGAGGCGCTGGAGATGCTCGCCGCGACGGCGCGTCGTTGGGGTTGCAGCAGAATGCAGCTTGCGGTGGTCTCCACGAATGCTCGTGGATTTGCTTTCTGGCAGCGAGAGGGCTTCGCGGAAATCCGGCGCAAGGTCAATCGGCGGTTCGTTGGCGAGCTGATCGTCTTGGGGCGGTGCGTATAG
- a CDS encoding VOC family protein: protein MNGFVPVKGLHHVAYRCRDAEDTRRFYEDILGLPLVHLIRLDTVPSTGERCPYVHVFFELGDGSCVAFFDLGDGEASTPSANTPPWVQHLALEVADLAALDTAKQRLVEARIDVTGPTDHGFVKSIYFRDPNGVRLELTAKTIPSLDHDAPADAHRALQEWTREKQLRAGHTAKIA, encoded by the coding sequence ATGAACGGATTCGTCCCGGTCAAAGGACTACACCACGTTGCCTATCGCTGCCGTGACGCGGAGGACACGCGTCGCTTCTACGAGGATATTCTGGGTTTGCCGCTCGTGCATCTGATCCGTCTGGACACGGTCCCCAGCACCGGCGAACGTTGCCCTTACGTCCATGTGTTCTTCGAGCTCGGCGACGGCTCGTGCGTGGCGTTCTTCGATCTCGGCGATGGCGAAGCTTCCACGCCGTCGGCAAACACGCCGCCGTGGGTGCAACACCTGGCGCTGGAAGTCGCCGACCTCGCCGCGCTCGACACGGCAAAACAGCGACTCGTCGAAGCGCGGATCGACGTGACCGGCCCCACCGATCACGGCTTCGTGAAATCGATCTATTTTCGCGACCCGAACGGCGTACGTCTCGAACTGACTGCGAAGACCATCCCGTCGCTCGACCACGATGCCCCCGCCGACGCACACCGCGCCCTCCAGGAATGGACCCGCGAAAAACAGTTGCGAGCAGGACACACCGCGAAAATCGCCTAG
- the cytX gene encoding putative hydroxymethylpyrimidine transporter CytX, translated as MAHDPIAGDAGSTYAPLTPVPDARRAFRTGDAFALWFSLGIGLLVAQAGALLVPGLSLPHALLAIALGSVIGVVLLALAGVVGTDTGLAAMSSLRPTLGVRGASVPAVLNAVQLVGWGSFEVIVMRDSADALAKQAFGLSMPLIWTVIFGLLATLLAISGPLSFVRKFLRTWGIWLLLAGAAWLSWNLLAKHDLAALMRRPGTGEMSFGGAIDLVVAMPLSWLPLIADYTRFGRKAGETFRGTLLGYGIANLWFYALGAIYGLAAGGGDALLTGALAQAGGGLALLLILIDEVDNAFADIHSAAVSTGTFWTRGSVPILSAAFGALCTLVALLVPMAKYQNFLLLIGSVFAPLFGVVLVDHFIVRKRRLDAAALADPRGRYGFSGGWHLSAFIAWAIGIAAYQAINTWLPDLGATLPALAIGGLGYFALVSVRKTAYA; from the coding sequence ATGGCACACGATCCAATCGCCGGCGACGCCGGCTCCACCTACGCACCGCTCACACCGGTGCCCGACGCACGCCGCGCGTTCCGCACCGGCGATGCATTCGCGCTCTGGTTCTCGCTCGGTATCGGACTGCTCGTCGCCCAGGCGGGCGCGCTGCTGGTGCCGGGCCTGTCGCTGCCGCATGCGCTGCTGGCCATCGCGCTCGGCAGCGTGATCGGCGTGGTGCTGCTGGCGCTCGCGGGCGTGGTCGGCACGGACACGGGGCTCGCGGCGATGTCGTCGCTGCGGCCGACGCTCGGCGTGCGCGGCGCGTCGGTGCCCGCCGTGCTGAACGCGGTGCAACTGGTGGGCTGGGGATCGTTCGAGGTGATCGTGATGCGCGATTCCGCCGATGCGCTCGCCAAACAGGCTTTCGGCCTGTCGATGCCGCTGATCTGGACCGTGATCTTCGGCCTGCTCGCGACGCTGCTGGCGATCAGCGGCCCGCTGTCGTTCGTGCGCAAATTCCTGCGCACGTGGGGCATCTGGCTGCTGCTCGCGGGCGCCGCGTGGCTGTCGTGGAATCTGCTCGCCAAACACGATCTGGCGGCGCTGATGCGCCGTCCGGGCACGGGCGAGATGTCGTTCGGCGGCGCGATCGATCTGGTGGTGGCGATGCCGCTGTCATGGCTGCCGCTGATCGCCGACTACACGCGCTTCGGCCGCAAGGCCGGCGAGACCTTCCGCGGCACGCTGCTGGGCTATGGGATCGCGAATCTGTGGTTCTACGCGCTCGGCGCGATTTACGGTCTCGCGGCGGGCGGCGGCGATGCGCTCCTGACCGGCGCCCTGGCCCAGGCCGGTGGCGGCCTCGCGCTGCTGCTGATCCTGATCGACGAAGTGGACAACGCCTTCGCCGACATTCACTCGGCGGCGGTTTCGACCGGCACCTTCTGGACGCGCGGCAGCGTGCCGATCCTGTCGGCGGCGTTCGGCGCGTTGTGCACGCTGGTCGCGCTGCTGGTGCCGATGGCGAAGTATCAGAACTTCCTGTTGCTGATCGGCTCGGTGTTCGCGCCGCTGTTCGGCGTGGTGCTGGTGGATCACTTCATCGTGCGCAAACGCCGGCTCGACGCCGCCGCGCTCGCCGACCCGCGCGGCCGTTACGGCTTCTCGGGCGGCTGGCATCTGAGCGCGTTCATCGCGTGGGCGATCGGCATCGCGGCGTATCAGGCGATCAACACGTGGCTGCCGGACCTGGGCGCGACGCTGCCCGCGCTGGCGATCGGCGGGCTCGGTTATTTCGCGCTGGTGTCGGTGCGCAAGACGGCGTACGCGTGA
- a CDS encoding fumarylacetoacetate hydrolase family protein, whose product MKLASLKRGGRDGSLIVVSRDLSTAVAANTIAPTLRDAIENWPAVEPALRELAAKLEAGDAVHAFALDPATLAAPLPRTFQWADGSAYLHHAELVRKARNADMPSLLYEEPLLYQGASDSFIGARDDILLPREEWGLDLEAEIAVVTGDVPLGCTPAEAAGHIRLVMLLNDVSLRNLMPSELSKGFGFFVSKPSTAFAPVAVTPDELGDAWDGTKLSLPVASHVNGKLLGRPNAGVDMYFDFSRLIAFAATSRELRAGTIIGSGTVSNRDHSAGSSCLQEKRMLEQIEHGAITTPFLRAGDTVHIDVTDASGQSVFGAIDQRVVAP is encoded by the coding sequence ATGAAACTCGCATCGCTCAAGCGCGGCGGCCGGGACGGCTCGCTGATCGTCGTCTCGCGCGACCTGTCTACTGCTGTCGCCGCGAATACGATTGCGCCCACGCTGCGCGACGCGATCGAAAACTGGCCGGCGGTCGAACCCGCGCTGCGCGAGCTCGCCGCGAAGCTCGAAGCGGGCGACGCCGTCCACGCGTTCGCGCTCGACCCCGCCACGCTGGCCGCACCGCTGCCGCGCACGTTCCAGTGGGCCGACGGTTCGGCGTATCTGCATCATGCGGAACTGGTGCGCAAGGCGCGCAACGCCGACATGCCATCGCTGCTTTACGAAGAACCGCTGCTCTACCAAGGCGCGTCCGACTCGTTCATCGGCGCGCGTGACGACATTCTGCTGCCGCGCGAGGAATGGGGCCTCGACCTCGAAGCGGAAATCGCCGTGGTCACCGGCGACGTGCCGCTCGGCTGCACGCCGGCCGAAGCCGCCGGCCACATTCGTCTCGTGATGCTGCTCAACGACGTAAGCCTGCGCAACCTGATGCCGTCCGAGCTTTCGAAGGGCTTTGGCTTTTTCGTCTCCAAACCTTCAACAGCATTCGCGCCGGTGGCCGTGACGCCAGACGAACTCGGCGACGCATGGGATGGCACGAAGCTCTCGCTGCCGGTAGCCAGTCACGTGAACGGCAAGCTGCTCGGCCGGCCCAATGCGGGCGTCGATATGTACTTCGATTTTTCCCGTTTGATCGCATTCGCGGCGACCTCGCGCGAGTTGCGGGCGGGCACGATCATCGGTTCGGGCACGGTGTCGAATCGCGATCACTCGGCCGGATCGTCGTGCCTGCAGGAAAAACGGATGCTGGAACAGATCGAGCACGGCGCGATCACGACGCCCTTTCTGCGCGCCGGCGACACGGTTCATATCGACGTCACGGACGCGAGCGGCCAGTCGGTATTCGGTGCGATCGATCAGCGCGTGGTCGCGCCGTAG
- a CDS encoding replication-associated recombination protein A, whose translation MFEETRANIPLAERLRPRNIDEVIGQTHLLGANKPLRVAFESGEAHSMILWGPPGVGKTTLARLMADAFHAEFIALSAVLSGVKDIREAVETAQIHRANGHQTLVFVDEVHRFNKSQQDAFLPHVESGLFVFVGATTENPSFEVNSALLSRAAVYVLKSLNDDEQRVLLERASEELGGLTFTDEARDALIGSADGDGRKLLNNLEIVARAAAQQKKGEIDGELLGSALAENLRRFDKGGDAFYDQISALHKSVRGSSPDGALYWFCRMLDGGADPRYLARRIVRMAWEDIGLADPRAARIALDAAETYERLGTPEGELALAQAVIYLAVAPKSNAGYNAYNLARAFVGKDKSRGVPVHLRNAPTKLMKELGYGHEYRYAHDEPDAYAAGETYLPDDMRDPHWYEPTPRGLEGKIGDKMARLAELDAQWRSENKPKKG comes from the coding sequence ATGTTCGAAGAAACCCGCGCCAATATCCCGCTCGCCGAACGGCTGCGCCCCCGCAATATCGACGAAGTGATCGGACAGACCCACCTGCTCGGCGCGAACAAGCCGCTGCGGGTCGCATTTGAATCCGGCGAAGCGCATTCGATGATCCTCTGGGGGCCGCCCGGCGTCGGCAAGACCACGCTCGCGCGCTTGATGGCCGACGCGTTCCACGCGGAGTTCATCGCGTTGTCGGCGGTGCTCTCGGGCGTGAAGGATATCCGCGAGGCCGTCGAGACCGCGCAGATTCATCGCGCGAACGGGCATCAGACGCTGGTGTTCGTCGACGAGGTGCATCGCTTCAACAAGAGCCAGCAGGACGCGTTTTTGCCGCACGTCGAGTCGGGGCTGTTCGTGTTCGTCGGCGCGACCACGGAGAATCCGTCGTTCGAGGTGAACAGCGCGTTGCTGTCGCGCGCGGCCGTCTACGTGCTGAAGAGCCTCAACGACGACGAACAGCGCGTATTGCTGGAACGCGCGAGCGAGGAACTCGGCGGCCTCACGTTCACCGACGAAGCGCGCGACGCGCTGATCGGTTCAGCCGACGGCGACGGCCGCAAGCTGCTGAACAACCTCGAAATCGTCGCGCGCGCGGCCGCGCAGCAGAAGAAAGGCGAGATCGACGGCGAACTGCTGGGCAGCGCGCTCGCCGAGAATCTGCGTCGCTTCGACAAGGGCGGCGACGCGTTCTACGACCAGATCAGCGCGCTGCATAAATCGGTGCGCGGCAGCAGTCCGGACGGCGCGCTCTACTGGTTCTGCCGGATGCTCGACGGCGGCGCGGACCCGCGCTACCTCGCGCGCCGCATCGTGCGGATGGCGTGGGAGGACATCGGCCTCGCCGATCCGCGCGCGGCGCGCATCGCGCTCGACGCCGCCGAAACCTACGAGCGCCTCGGCACGCCCGAAGGCGAGCTGGCGCTCGCGCAGGCGGTGATCTACCTGGCGGTCGCACCGAAGTCGAATGCGGGGTACAACGCGTACAACCTCGCGCGCGCGTTCGTCGGCAAGGACAAGTCGCGCGGCGTGCCGGTGCATCTGCGCAACGCGCCGACCAAACTGATGAAGGAACTCGGCTACGGCCACGAATACCGCTATGCGCACGACGAACCGGACGCGTACGCGGCCGGCGAAACCTATCTGCCGGACGACATGCGCGATCCGCACTGGTACGAACCGACGCCGCGCGGTCTGGAAGGCAAGATCGGCGACAAGATGGCGCGCCTCGCCGAGCTGGACGCGCAATGGCGCAGCGAGAACAAGCCGAAGAAGGGTTGA